A window from Corynebacterium accolens encodes these proteins:
- a CDS encoding IS3 family transposase has translation MSRYSEQFKRDAVALYENNEDLSLNSASAELGINRASLHSWVKKYGTGKRARIKAMQDKAQAANDSERIRQLEKENAKLREERDILRKAAKYFAEETHW, from the coding sequence ATGTCCAGGTACTCCGAACAGTTCAAACGCGATGCCGTGGCCCTCTATGAGAACAATGAGGACCTCTCGCTGAACTCAGCATCAGCCGAGCTCGGTATCAACCGTGCCTCGCTGCATTCATGGGTCAAGAAGTACGGCACCGGCAAACGTGCGCGTATAAAAGCCATGCAGGATAAAGCCCAAGCGGCGAATGATTCCGAACGGATCCGCCAGTTAGAAAAAGAAAACGCAAAGCTGCGCGAAGAACGTGACATCCTGCGCAAGGCCGCCAAATATTTTGCCGAAGAGACTCACTGGTGA
- a CDS encoding transposase, translated as MSSSRKKYTPEYRQEAARLVIESGRPIAHVAKEISVSATILGRWVKLERERQGSVDGRSDADIRAENARLRRELAEAKMDNEFLSKATAFFAAKQRDRKNLS; from the coding sequence GTGAGTTCGTCAAGGAAGAAGTACACCCCGGAGTACCGGCAGGAGGCCGCCAGACTGGTCATTGAGTCTGGGCGCCCAATCGCTCATGTGGCTAAGGAAATTAGCGTATCAGCCACAATTTTAGGCAGGTGGGTCAAACTTGAGCGGGAACGCCAAGGCTCGGTAGATGGCCGCAGTGATGCCGATATACGAGCCGAAAACGCTCGCCTGCGTCGTGAGTTAGCTGAGGCCAAGATGGATAATGAGTTCTTGTCAAAAGCCACCGCCTTCTTCGCTGCGAAGCAACGCGATCGGAAAAATTTGAGCTAA
- a CDS encoding ATP-binding protein produces MQQEKANYSIKRMSRLLEVSRSGYYKWQKAQAVRLRGENQRQRFLDQLDRKIHDIWEDSDEVYGAPRITAELAEGGVYVNRKTVAKRMRMMGIEGISPRAFVPVTTIQSKRKSTLPDLVKRLFDQGQLNRVWMSDITYLRTNEGWAQVAARDSKVIEKLVKAAKLPNALAALERFEAHSNRGITPDRIERLATCDWITYGRDLTIVGATGTGKSFLAQGLAVAACRHKLTARYFRLADLADEFDATADAAYERKALLEELTKPAVLVIDDFLATDVSAFALAQVFNLLVKREHSSTVIVSQHEPEYWYSVFSENAIADAVLSRLANNGSKLTLIGEDMRTRDDFQEERGTLSKQLKQRQRSKR; encoded by the coding sequence ATGCAGCAGGAGAAGGCGAACTACAGCATCAAACGAATGAGCAGGTTATTAGAGGTTTCTCGTTCTGGCTACTATAAATGGCAAAAGGCTCAAGCAGTACGGCTTCGTGGTGAAAATCAGCGTCAGAGATTCCTCGACCAGTTAGACAGGAAAATTCATGACATCTGGGAAGATTCTGACGAAGTCTACGGTGCCCCACGGATTACTGCAGAACTCGCCGAGGGTGGGGTCTATGTGAATCGCAAAACCGTGGCCAAACGCATGCGGATGATGGGTATTGAAGGCATCTCACCCAGGGCGTTTGTTCCCGTAACGACGATTCAATCCAAGCGGAAGTCAACGCTTCCAGACCTAGTGAAACGCCTATTTGATCAAGGGCAGCTTAATCGAGTGTGGATGTCGGATATTACCTATCTACGCACGAATGAGGGCTGGGCTCAGGTAGCTGCACGTGATTCGAAAGTAATCGAAAAACTCGTCAAAGCCGCCAAGCTACCCAACGCGCTTGCGGCTTTGGAACGCTTTGAAGCACACAGCAACCGAGGGATCACTCCAGACCGTATTGAGCGGTTAGCTACCTGCGACTGGATTACCTACGGCAGAGATCTAACCATCGTGGGAGCTACCGGCACCGGCAAAAGCTTCCTCGCCCAAGGCCTAGCCGTGGCTGCGTGCCGGCATAAACTAACCGCACGCTACTTTAGACTCGCCGACTTAGCCGACGAGTTCGACGCCACAGCCGACGCTGCCTATGAGCGCAAAGCCCTCCTTGAGGAACTGACAAAGCCGGCTGTGTTGGTCATCGACGACTTCCTGGCCACGGACGTATCTGCCTTCGCCTTAGCCCAGGTATTCAACCTCCTGGTCAAGCGGGAGCATTCCTCAACCGTCATCGTCAGCCAGCACGAGCCGGAATACTGGTACAGCGTCTTTAGTGAAAACGCGATCGCCGACGCTGTCCTATCCCGACTTGCAAACAACGGCAGCAAACTCACCCTCATCGGTGAAGACATGCGCACCCGTGACGACTTCCAAGAAGAAAGGGGAACACTTAGCAAACAGCTCAAGCAACGTCAACGGTCCAAACGATAA
- a CDS encoding IS3 family transposase, with product MASAIASDVGQGWIAALNALNLGQVIPQLTGAWDAFLDGVNKAIAELSTQDLVLVGAMLVLRLPSFSGHPISTDLVSVGEDVHCEFVKEEVHPGVPAGGRQTGYKWTHIQQQRLTGKDDRASFYDDVDRKIHQIWKDSDEVYGAPRITAELGERYQISVNRKTVAKRMRLMGIEGISPRAFVPVTTIQSKRKSALPDLVKRMFDTGELNRVWMSDITYLRTGEGWLYLCAVRDGHSRRVLGWAMDSVQDTYLVERALRMAHTLRSDVPEGLVFRSS from the coding sequence TTGGCCAGTGCGATAGCCAGCGATGTTGGCCAGGGCTGGATTGCTGCGCTGAATGCCTTGAATCTGGGACAGGTGATTCCGCAGCTGACTGGCGCGTGGGATGCGTTTTTAGATGGCGTGAATAAGGCCATTGCGGAGTTGTCGACGCAGGACTTAGTTCTTGTCGGTGCGATGCTGGTATTGAGGTTACCCTCGTTTAGTGGACACCCGATTAGTACGGATCTTGTGTCCGTAGGAGAGGATGTTCATTGTGAGTTCGTCAAGGAAGAAGTACACCCCGGAGTACCGGCAGGAGGCCGCCAGACTGGCTACAAATGGACCCATATACAGCAGCAACGCTTAACCGGTAAGGATGATCGTGCATCATTTTACGATGATGTTGATCGCAAGATTCATCAGATTTGGAAAGACTCCGATGAGGTCTATGGTGCTCCGCGGATCACCGCAGAGCTAGGTGAGCGCTACCAGATCAGTGTGAATCGCAAGACTGTGGCCAAGCGGATGCGTCTGATGGGMATTGAAGGGATTTCACCGCGTGCTTTTGTGCCGGTGACAACGATTCAATCTAAGCGTAAATCTGCTCTTCCTGACCTGGTAAAGCGCATGTTTGATACCGGCGAGCTCAATCGAGTATGGATGTCGGACATTACCTACCTGCGCACCGGCGAGGGCTGGTTGTACTTATGCGCAGTTCGCGACGGTCATTCCCGCAGGGTACTGGGCTGGGCTATGGATAGCGTGCAAGATACATACCTGGTCGAACGAGCGCTGCGGATGGCACATACACTGCGTAGTGATGTTCCTGAGGGGCTGGTGTTTCGAAGCTCTTGA